The Candidatus Phaeomarinobacter ectocarpi genome includes a region encoding these proteins:
- a CDS encoding FkbM family methyltransferase: MTGATGNVYTGLHEFEDMAFVLHALEPGDVFADVGANIGSYTLLAAAGVGARVVAFEPDQGASMWLRRNVGLNCVENRVRVVEAAVGETPGTVRFTTGLDTVNHVVDVDGKAGSSTDIMVVRLDDELGDQVPRVMKLDVEGYELPVLRGGAQLLVDTRLEAIVVELNGSGQRYGFHDSDTVALLEGAGFERCVYDPFSRELSPRRVDHRNDNVLFIRAGSDVGARMKSAAPFTVLGRTI, translated from the coding sequence ATGACTGGGGCTACTGGAAATGTCTATACGGGGCTCCATGAGTTTGAAGACATGGCATTCGTGCTTCATGCGCTTGAGCCCGGAGACGTCTTTGCCGATGTAGGGGCAAATATTGGCTCTTATACGCTGTTAGCTGCCGCGGGGGTCGGGGCGCGTGTGGTGGCGTTTGAGCCTGACCAAGGGGCATCGATGTGGCTGAGGCGCAATGTTGGGCTCAATTGTGTGGAAAATCGGGTGCGAGTCGTTGAAGCAGCTGTTGGCGAGACCCCCGGCACAGTTCGTTTTACGACCGGACTGGATACTGTGAATCATGTTGTCGACGTGGATGGTAAGGCTGGGTCATCTACCGACATAATGGTCGTGCGGCTGGACGATGAACTCGGCGATCAGGTGCCACGGGTCATGAAACTGGATGTGGAAGGTTACGAGCTACCGGTTTTAAGGGGTGGAGCGCAATTGCTGGTAGACACACGCCTTGAGGCTATAGTGGTGGAGCTGAATGGCAGCGGTCAGCGGTACGGATTTCACGATAGTGATACGGTGGCATTGCTTGAGGGCGCGGGGTTTGAGCGGTGCGTCTATGATCCATTCAGCCGGGAGTTGTCGCCGCGCCGAGTTGATCACCGAAATGACAATGTGTTGTTCATCCGCGCTGGGAGTGATGTTGGTGCGCGGATGAAATCGGCCGCACCCTTCACGGTTTTGGGCAGGACGATCTAG
- a CDS encoding class I SAM-dependent methyltransferase, whose translation MSGYLKEFFKQVVFRHTSLGAPRYQYNIEPIQIAEIINGIERSKANSGGCVVEIGLARGLTSKLIAEHIKRQSYDTMFYCLDTFSSFTKADLEFEYQTRGKTRGELVGFSYNDFEVWKSNFVQYPFVQPIQTDVSEFDFSTIAPINFCFLDVDLYVPTKKALENMLPHMAPGGVIAVDDVLDNNRWDGAFQAFMEFVSENRLLHRVSGNKCGVIEL comes from the coding sequence ATGAGCGGCTATTTGAAGGAGTTTTTCAAACAGGTCGTTTTCCGGCATACCAGCCTGGGCGCCCCGAGATATCAATACAATATAGAGCCGATCCAGATTGCGGAGATCATAAACGGCATTGAACGCTCGAAAGCGAACAGCGGCGGTTGTGTGGTTGAAATCGGTCTGGCGCGTGGTCTTACCAGCAAGCTTATTGCGGAGCACATAAAACGCCAGTCCTACGATACGATGTTTTATTGCCTCGATACGTTTTCCTCGTTCACCAAGGCCGACCTCGAATTTGAGTATCAGACTCGGGGCAAGACGAGAGGAGAGCTTGTAGGATTTTCTTACAACGATTTTGAGGTGTGGAAGAGTAATTTCGTACAGTACCCGTTCGTGCAACCCATCCAGACCGATGTGTCGGAATTTGATTTTTCGACTATTGCCCCTATCAATTTTTGCTTTCTTGACGTTGATCTCTACGTGCCCACCAAGAAAGCGCTTGAGAACATGCTTCCGCATATGGCTCCTGGCGGCGTGATTGCGGTTGATGACGTACTCGACAACAATCGCTGGGACGGCGCCTTTCAAGCGTTCATGGAGTTCGTTTCGGAAAACCGACTCCTGCATCGGGTATCCGGAAACAAGTGCGGTGTGATTGAGCTGTGA
- a CDS encoding glycosyltransferase family 2 protein, producing the protein MKMDVGEITAMILTFNEEANIQRTLERLAWAGRVLLIDSGSTDSTLEIAAGFENVDVIQRSFDSFAEQCNFGLGHVTRGWVLSMDADYVLDDGFEDEVRSLSDGRDISGYETSFIYAVYGQRLSGTLYPPRTVLYRSGIARYRDVGHGHRVEVPGTVKRLASRIIHDDRKPIERWLGSQRSYVRKEADRILAIDGGGGWKDKIRLLAIPSPLLVLGYCLFWKGCILDGRAGLHYALQRCYAELLLSLELLDRRLSGRPDEKGPNREC; encoded by the coding sequence ATGAAAATGGACGTCGGCGAAATCACTGCGATGATCCTCACTTTTAATGAGGAGGCAAACATCCAGCGGACCCTTGAACGGCTCGCATGGGCTGGGCGGGTTTTACTGATAGACAGCGGCAGCACCGATAGCACGCTGGAGATCGCGGCCGGTTTCGAGAATGTGGATGTCATCCAACGTTCGTTTGACAGTTTTGCTGAGCAATGCAATTTCGGGCTTGGCCATGTGACCAGAGGCTGGGTTTTGTCGATGGACGCCGACTATGTGCTTGACGACGGATTCGAGGATGAAGTGCGCAGCCTGTCTGATGGGCGTGACATAAGCGGCTATGAAACATCTTTCATCTACGCGGTTTACGGACAAAGGCTATCGGGTACGCTGTATCCGCCGCGAACGGTGCTTTACCGGTCAGGCATCGCCCGTTACAGGGACGTCGGTCATGGGCATAGGGTGGAGGTGCCGGGGACCGTCAAAAGACTGGCCTCGCGTATTATTCACGATGACCGGAAGCCAATCGAGCGGTGGCTCGGCTCTCAACGTTCATATGTCCGCAAGGAAGCCGACCGCATTCTGGCAATTGATGGCGGAGGTGGCTGGAAGGACAAGATCCGGCTGCTGGCAATCCCTAGTCCGCTTCTTGTTCTAGGCTATTGCCTGTTCTGGAAGGGGTGTATTCTAGATGGGCGTGCCGGGCTGCATTATGCTTTGCAGCGTTGTTACGCTGAGCTGTTGCTCTCGCTTGAGTTGCTGGACAGGCGCCTGAGTGGCAGGCCAGACGAAAAAGGACCGAACCGCGAATGCTGA
- a CDS encoding glycosyltransferase has product MRILHITATYYPATRYGGPIRSVHGLCGALAAAGHEVEVYTTNVDGAGISDVPVSTPVEMGGVSVTYFPAVTLGQRFYYSRLMGTALRAHIKKFDVVHTHAQFVWPSYEAGRVARLHDVPLVHAPRGMIDRTLVQQKSGFLKRAWIYGLDRANLEGAAALHVTSEIEKAEIEAFGLAIHRYVIIPNGVDDIEGPVQHAAQGGSGNAPVILFLGRISWKKGIDRLIEALTYVPAAELVIAGNDEEGYRGVLDGIVARLGLADRVRFVGEVSGSEKRALFASASVFALPSQSENFGVAVIEAMQAGCPVVVTPEVGLADMVARTHSGIVCAGGPEVLGAGIAGVLTDREELARMSANAVAAVRRDYLWPRIADQMLRTYAELSAGAQ; this is encoded by the coding sequence GTGCGAATCCTACATATCACGGCAACTTATTATCCGGCCACGCGATATGGCGGTCCTATACGGTCTGTACACGGACTTTGCGGCGCATTGGCAGCGGCGGGACACGAGGTGGAAGTCTATACAACAAATGTTGATGGCGCCGGCATATCGGATGTTCCCGTCTCGACCCCGGTTGAGATGGGCGGGGTTTCCGTGACCTATTTTCCTGCGGTGACCCTAGGGCAGCGGTTTTACTATTCTCGTCTCATGGGAACGGCGCTGCGGGCCCACATCAAGAAATTTGACGTAGTGCATACTCATGCGCAATTCGTATGGCCCTCCTATGAGGCGGGGCGGGTTGCACGACTTCATGATGTGCCGCTAGTACATGCACCAAGGGGCATGATTGACCGGACGCTGGTGCAGCAGAAGAGCGGGTTTTTGAAACGCGCCTGGATATATGGTCTTGACCGCGCCAACCTCGAGGGTGCTGCTGCCCTGCATGTGACCAGCGAAATAGAGAAGGCAGAGATTGAGGCATTCGGGCTGGCCATTCACCGATATGTCATCATTCCCAATGGTGTTGATGACATAGAAGGGCCAGTGCAACACGCCGCTCAGGGCGGGTCTGGGAATGCGCCGGTAATTTTGTTTCTTGGCCGCATCTCATGGAAGAAGGGCATTGACCGGCTCATTGAAGCGTTAACGTATGTTCCCGCTGCCGAGCTTGTGATTGCGGGTAACGACGAGGAAGGCTACAGGGGCGTGCTTGATGGTATCGTTGCCCGGCTTGGGCTTGCTGACAGGGTGCGGTTTGTCGGGGAAGTCTCGGGGAGTGAAAAACGGGCGCTGTTTGCCAGCGCGAGCGTGTTTGCGCTTCCCTCGCAGTCAGAGAATTTTGGCGTTGCGGTCATTGAAGCCATGCAAGCAGGCTGCCCCGTAGTCGTCACTCCGGAGGTCGGTCTAGCGGATATGGTGGCCCGGACCCACAGTGGCATCGTTTGTGCCGGCGGCCCTGAGGTGCTGGGTGCCGGCATCGCGGGCGTTCTGACAGACCGAGAGGAACTAGCGCGCATGTCGGCGAATGCTGTTGCTGCCGTCCGCCGGGACTACCTTTGGCCGCGGATCGCCGACCAAATGTTGCGCACATACGCCGAATTGAGTGCAGGGGCACAATGA
- a CDS encoding carbamoyltransferase translates to MLILGLNAFHGDSSACLIRDGRIVAAAEEERFRRIKHWAGFPSQAIQFCLDQGGVRLSDIDHIALNQDSRANLKERLLFAARRLPSPKSILDRLKNRSERHDIAGHLAQAFPHDGFSGAVHGVEHHRAHLVSASAVSGFDRSCVASVDGFGDFASALWGVADGTDLVIHNKVLFPHSLGAFYQALTQYLGFRNYGDEYKVMGLTAYGQPTFVSKLEDVVNLEADGRFTLNQRYFRHGREHIPYQWKDGSPEVGVLFADRLEDLLGPARVPGEELAQVHKDIAHSVQVIYEVALFNLLNALKVRGQSTNLCLAGGCAMNSLANGKIRRNTGFERVYIQAAAGDAGGAIGAALNVWQQLGGNFSASGMPNAYLGPGYSDVQIGEVVERFSRDFAERGCTVNLNSPIEEVFDKTATAILEGKVVGWFQGRMEWGPRALGNRSILGDPRRGDMKDILNLKIKRRESFRPFAPSIMREHVAEWFEEDDDVPFMMKVFGIKPEKHAAIPAVVHADGTGRLQTVTEASNSRYYGLIRRFHELTGVPMLLNTSFNENEPIVTRPEEAIDCFLRTNMDVLVLGNTFISRPDDISRPKVETGADSGQPNKTVAVH, encoded by the coding sequence ATGCTGATCCTTGGGTTGAATGCTTTCCATGGCGATTCATCCGCCTGTCTGATTCGTGACGGGCGTATCGTCGCTGCTGCAGAAGAAGAGCGGTTCCGGCGCATTAAGCACTGGGCCGGGTTTCCCTCACAGGCAATCCAGTTCTGCCTGGACCAAGGAGGCGTGCGCCTGAGCGATATTGACCATATCGCCCTCAACCAGGATAGCCGCGCCAATCTCAAGGAGCGACTACTGTTTGCAGCTCGCCGGCTTCCAAGTCCTAAATCAATTCTCGACAGGTTAAAAAATCGGTCTGAGCGGCATGATATCGCCGGCCATCTGGCGCAAGCTTTTCCGCATGACGGGTTTTCGGGTGCAGTGCATGGTGTTGAACACCATCGGGCGCATCTTGTATCCGCCTCGGCCGTCTCGGGTTTTGATCGTTCCTGTGTCGCCTCTGTTGATGGCTTCGGCGATTTTGCTAGTGCCTTGTGGGGGGTAGCGGATGGAACCGATCTTGTCATCCACAATAAGGTTCTTTTCCCCCATTCACTGGGTGCGTTTTACCAGGCACTGACACAATATCTTGGCTTCAGAAATTACGGTGACGAGTACAAGGTGATGGGGCTTACGGCCTATGGTCAGCCCACATTTGTTTCAAAACTAGAAGATGTCGTGAATCTAGAAGCTGATGGTCGTTTTACCCTGAATCAGCGCTATTTCCGTCATGGGCGGGAGCACATTCCCTATCAGTGGAAGGATGGATCACCTGAGGTTGGTGTTCTGTTCGCCGACCGGCTGGAAGACCTGCTCGGCCCAGCGCGTGTACCAGGCGAGGAGCTGGCGCAGGTGCATAAAGACATCGCGCATTCCGTGCAGGTGATTTATGAGGTCGCGCTCTTCAACCTACTCAACGCTCTCAAGGTCCGTGGGCAGAGTACTAATCTGTGTCTTGCCGGCGGTTGCGCAATGAACTCTCTAGCGAATGGCAAGATCCGGCGCAATACGGGTTTTGAGCGGGTCTATATTCAGGCAGCCGCGGGAGACGCGGGTGGTGCCATTGGTGCTGCACTTAATGTCTGGCAGCAACTTGGCGGCAACTTTTCCGCCTCCGGAATGCCTAATGCTTACCTCGGCCCCGGCTATAGCGATGTGCAGATTGGCGAGGTCGTTGAGAGGTTCTCCCGCGATTTTGCCGAGCGTGGCTGCACGGTCAATCTCAACAGTCCGATTGAGGAAGTCTTCGATAAGACTGCGACGGCGATCTTGGAAGGGAAAGTGGTCGGCTGGTTTCAGGGACGTATGGAATGGGGCCCACGGGCATTGGGCAACCGCTCGATTCTGGGTGACCCGCGCCGGGGCGACATGAAGGACATTCTCAATCTCAAGATCAAGCGGCGGGAGTCATTCAGGCCGTTTGCCCCTTCAATCATGCGCGAGCATGTGGCTGAGTGGTTTGAGGAAGATGACGATGTGCCTTTTATGATGAAGGTCTTTGGGATCAAGCCGGAAAAACACGCTGCGATACCCGCAGTTGTCCATGCAGATGGCACAGGCCGCCTGCAAACCGTAACGGAGGCGTCAAATAGCAGGTATTACGGGCTCATTCGGCGCTTTCATGAGTTGACCGGCGTACCGATGCTGCTGAATACCTCATTTAACGAGAACGAGCCGATTGTCACCCGGCCAGAGGAGGCCATCGACTGCTTCCTGCGGACCAATATGGATGTGCTTGTGCTCGGGAACACATTCATAAGCCGGCCTGACGACATCTCTCGGCCAAAGGTGGAAACAGGTGCAGATAGCGGGCAGCCTAACAAAACGGTGGCTGTGCACTGA
- a CDS encoding methyltransferase domain-containing protein has product MKIRVNGEELDITRYDAYHRKRIELTLDAARTTGARRVLELGGDPWLMTSMLASDNDFDLAASVSAQEVTAWPDELDCVAVPYELTTPDGRTAQFTNYSANVERNDIRICGRVDLVLACEIIEHVVRAPHRMLLNANSWLETGGFLLITTPNGTQFENPFHKRAKMPAYRDSVYGRHNYAFTLDGLVDIVESCGFSIEKAEFWNPYKRGGARGIVDFLARVPVGIMREKFSRTLFVLARKTKDCDSAMWLPKVYAPGSMWERVDQTPRL; this is encoded by the coding sequence CGATGCGTATCATCGCAAGCGGATAGAACTGACGCTCGATGCTGCACGCACAACGGGCGCGCGCCGGGTGCTTGAGCTGGGCGGCGACCCGTGGCTGATGACTAGTATGCTGGCCTCTGACAATGATTTTGACCTTGCCGCCTCCGTCAGCGCGCAGGAGGTAACCGCATGGCCGGATGAGCTTGACTGTGTGGCAGTGCCTTATGAATTGACTACGCCCGACGGTCGGACCGCGCAGTTCACCAACTACTCGGCCAATGTCGAGAGGAATGATATTCGGATCTGTGGCCGGGTGGATTTGGTGCTTGCATGTGAAATCATCGAGCATGTCGTCAGGGCGCCACATCGTATGCTGCTTAATGCCAACAGCTGGCTTGAGACTGGCGGTTTTTTGCTGATCACCACGCCAAACGGTACCCAATTTGAGAACCCGTTTCATAAGCGGGCAAAAATGCCCGCCTATCGCGACTCTGTCTACGGTCGTCACAATTACGCGTTCACACTGGATGGTTTGGTGGACATCGTCGAAAGTTGTGGCTTCTCGATAGAGAAGGCCGAATTCTGGAACCCCTACAAGCGTGGTGGTGCGCGTGGAATTGTGGATTTTCTGGCGCGGGTACCTGTCGGCATTATGCGTGAAAAATTCAGCCGGACGCTCTTTGTGCTCGCGCGCAAAACAAAAGACTGCGATAGCGCGATGTGGCTTCCCAAAGTGTATGCGCCGGGCTCCATGTGGGAACGGGTTGACCAAACCCCCAGGCTTTAG
- a CDS encoding glycosyltransferase family 4 protein — protein MKHRKLVYFCDWLPPDFGAVGQYSVLFARDWMARGYDVVLAGLSSTVDSSVRVDAPNGSLEIIRLKAEKYDKGSLRERALWTLRVNTKLITRVWRHLREADDILFTGSPPFLIHFLVPLNILLRKRIIYRITDFHPECIMAERGGGGLLLKALYRVTVFWRRHIHHFEALGEDQRERLKDIGIPESRIEIKRDPSPVEITSQTLPLERPDGYEGAVLLLYSGNWGVAHDTQTFIEAYRQHHKRGSGRVVLWLNALGAGARTVEEALQADGLPYVRGKPVPLDELASLLVTPDAHLITLKDDFVGFVLPSKIYGCLASGKPLIYVGSRNSDVHLLAGEAEARGVFYRNCPVAAVEALLTSLEELAGNGHATRMCMEPDCD, from the coding sequence ATGAAGCACCGCAAACTTGTTTATTTTTGTGACTGGCTACCACCAGATTTCGGGGCCGTAGGGCAATACAGTGTGCTTTTCGCTCGCGATTGGATGGCGCGCGGATATGATGTGGTGCTGGCGGGCCTTTCATCAACAGTAGATTCCAGTGTGCGCGTTGATGCTCCTAACGGGTCGCTGGAAATCATCCGTCTCAAGGCGGAAAAATATGACAAGGGTAGCCTGCGGGAGCGGGCGCTTTGGACGCTTAGGGTCAATACAAAGCTGATCACCCGCGTATGGCGCCATTTGCGCGAGGCCGATGACATACTCTTCACCGGAAGCCCGCCCTTTTTGATCCATTTTCTGGTGCCACTGAACATACTGTTGCGCAAGCGCATAATCTACCGGATCACCGATTTCCACCCGGAATGCATAATGGCGGAACGTGGCGGCGGTGGTCTGCTGCTCAAGGCTTTGTATCGTGTCACGGTGTTCTGGCGCCGCCACATTCACCATTTCGAGGCGTTGGGGGAAGATCAGCGCGAACGGCTCAAGGACATCGGCATTCCTGAATCCCGCATTGAGATTAAGCGTGACCCCTCACCGGTTGAGATCACAAGCCAAACACTGCCGCTGGAACGACCCGATGGATATGAGGGGGCCGTCTTGCTGCTATATTCCGGTAATTGGGGAGTAGCGCATGATACACAGACATTCATAGAAGCCTACCGGCAGCATCACAAGCGCGGGTCCGGGCGTGTTGTTCTGTGGCTGAATGCTTTGGGGGCCGGTGCGCGAACTGTTGAAGAAGCTCTGCAGGCGGACGGTCTGCCATATGTGCGCGGTAAACCAGTGCCCCTTGACGAGCTTGCTAGCCTGCTTGTCACCCCTGACGCGCACCTCATAACGCTTAAAGACGACTTTGTGGGATTCGTGCTTCCGTCGAAAATATATGGATGCTTGGCTTCAGGCAAACCGTTGATTTACGTGGGAAGTCGTAACTCCGATGTACATCTTCTGGCCGGTGAGGCTGAGGCTCGTGGAGTATTCTACCGTAATTGTCCGGTGGCCGCGGTGGAGGCGCTATTGACGTCTTTGGAGGAACTGGCTGGGAATGGGCATGCTACTCGGATGTGCATGGAGCCGGATTGTGACTAA